The following are encoded in a window of Ranitomeya variabilis isolate aRanVar5 chromosome 8, aRanVar5.hap1, whole genome shotgun sequence genomic DNA:
- the LOC143787630 gene encoding uncharacterized protein LOC143787630, producing MALELEENVPTTEEEDEGDDGEDETPAGKRSSRRKKAAAASSGASKKKGKKKNQPGRYSQLVVDTIRKLGERNGSSLAKIYGEAKNVSWFDQQNGRTYLKYSVKALVQNDTLLQVKGVGANGSFRLNKKKLEGGGTPERKAAPKPAAAARRTTSASSAAKKSHKKAKKEKPKKSSKKKAAAASAGGKKVKKTAKPKSRRR from the coding sequence ATGGCGCTGGAGCTGGAGGAGAACGTGCCCAccactgaggaggaggatgagggcgATGATGGGGAGGATGAGACCCCCGCGGGGAAGAGAAGCTCCAGGAGGAAGAAGGCGGCTGCAGCCTCATCGGGGGCTTCTAAGAAGAAGGGCAAAAAGAAGAACCAGCCGGGCAGGTACAGCCAACTGGTGGTGGACACCATCCGCAAACTGGGCGAGAGGAACGGCTCCTCCCTGGCCAAGATCTACGGCGAGGCCAAGAACGTGTCCTGGTTCGACCAGCAGAACGGCCGCACCTACCTGAAGTACTCGGTGAAGGCGCTGGTGCAGAACGACACCCTGCTGCAGGTGAAGGGGGTCGGGGCCAACGGCTCCTTCCGCCTCAACAAGAAGAAGCTGGAGGGCGGGGGCACCCCGGAGAGGAAGGCGGCCCCCAAACCGGCGGCGGCGGCCAGGAGGACTACAAGTGCCAGCAGCGCCGCGAAGAAGAGCCACAAGAAAGCCAAGAAGGAGAAGCCCAAGAAGAGCAGCAAGAAGAAGGCGGCGGCGGCGAGTGCGGGGGGCAAGAAGGTGAAGAAGACGGCGAAGCCCAAATCCAGGAGGCGGTGA
- the RAB7A gene encoding ras-related protein Rab-7a: protein MTSRKKVLLKVIILGDSGVGKTSLMNQYVNKKFTNQYKATIGADFLTKEVMVDDRLVTMQIWDTAGQERFQSLGVAFYRGADCCVLVFDVTAPNTFKTLDSWRDEFLIQASPRDPENFPFVVLGNKIDLENRQVTTKRAQVWCHSKNNIPYFETSAKEAINVEQAFQTIARNALKQETEVELYNEFPEPIKLDKNDRAKASAEPCSC from the exons ATGACGTCCAGGAAGAAAGTGCTTCTGAAGGTCATCATCCTGGGAGACTCTGG GGTTGGGAAGACTTCGCTCATGAACCAGTATGTCAATAAGAAGTTCACTAATCAGTACAAGGCCACGATCGGGGCGGACTTTCTGACCAAGGAGGTGATGGTGGACGACCGGTTGGTCACAATGCAG ATATGGGATACGGCCGGCCAGGAGCGCTTCCAGTCTCTCGGGGTGGCCTTCTATCGGGGGGCCGACTGCTGCGTCCTGGTCTTTGATGTCACCGCGCCGAACACCTTCAAAACCCTGGACAGCTGGAGAGATGAGTTCCTCATCCAGGCCAGTCCCCGCGACCCGGAGAACTTCCCATTCGTTGTCCTGGGGAACAAGATAGACCTTGAAAACAGACAA gTCACCACAAAGCGGGCACAAGTGTGGTGTCATAGCAAAAACAACATCCCTTACTTTGAGACCAGCGCGAAGGAGGCGATAAACGTGGAGCAGGCATTTCAGACAATTGCACGGAACGCACTTAAACAG GAAACAGAGGTCGAGCTGTACAACGAATTCCCAGAGCCCATCAAACTGGACAAGAACGACCGGGCAAAGGCATCTGCGGAGCCCTGCAGCTGCTGA